In Temnothorax longispinosus isolate EJ_2023e chromosome 2, Tlon_JGU_v1, whole genome shotgun sequence, one DNA window encodes the following:
- the LOC139807973 gene encoding endoplasmic reticulum metallopeptidase 1 isoform X2 has translation MFQKDGVRLRQHTKRTSSAELPYENRIASRKQDVLPNDTQHLLFVLTYFLFVSFAIIVLERNLPDPVTIDTEGLHPGRFVAERARNHVVNLTSIGPRIAGSYENEVLAVRFLTTTIDNAMRTAHENHKILLNITKHSGAFPLKFLDGMTNVYRNVQNVIVKVGPRRPTMHSLLLNCHFDSFLESPGGSDDGAGCAVMLEILRIITQSPKILKHSIVFLFNGAEENILQASHGFITQHPWAKDVRTFINLEACGAGGRELLFQAGPHNPWILEVYAKSVPYPYASSLAQEIFESGIVPGDTDFRIFRDFGNISGLDFAWSKNGYVYHTKFDNVDQIPLGALQRTGDNILALTQGIVFGDDLSDPDAQETRGSLVFFDFLGAFVIRWPQYIASTVNIASIIIAGYSIHLNMQSARRNIKKWMYMRHVLICIGVIMVSWLASMFACTLIALVLTKLGKVMSWYARPAWLFFLYVCPTIFVSMIVVLQVGSRQKKAIGSAWILYHMYCDAYSLIWMSILFVCVLFGLRSGFIPLHWVLFPAVGNIVRHSFFSKLRDWKWLCYQLGSLSLSYIQSFYLSLGALYLFIPIMGRSGGSINSEVVIANMLSILFCQLICFTLPIVLVIKNAERIISVIVGIFLIAIAVLILTPLGFPYSGDPLSPAPQRFMIAHSQRQYYNADGSDRYSGTGYWLVDLDMNSPQTLESVVPEVAAATPTVRDCEKELYCGFPYLLPVTTFLWKTTWIPGPAPLINIPTNLEVISKTAKQHIVNYTFNVTGPDHIGIILSPYKGVHLEKWSVLDKKPLQGPMWNDRETYFIYYACASDCVPYTFSIELNVSAVQKGPCLSIALAGHFLHGEHQRSLRFKKFLAQFPSWTVVAPWTASYKLWEL, from the exons TTTCAGAAAGACGGAGTGAGACTGAGACAGCACACGAAGAGAACGTCGTCGGCCGAGTTACCTTACGAGAACAGAATCGCCTCGAGGAAGCAAGATGTACTGCCAAACGATACTCAGCATCTCCTCTTCGTTCTCACGTATTTCCTCTTCGTGTCCTTCGCCATAATCGTCCTGGAGAGGAATCTGCCCGACCCGGTTACCATCGACACGGAGGGACTGCACCCGGGGAGATTCGTCGCCGAGCGAGCCCGCAATCACGTGGTGAATCTCACGTCGATCGGGCCCCGCATCGCCGGCAGCTACGAGAACGAGGTCCTAGCTGTTAGATTTCTAACGACAACGATCGACAATGCGATGAGAACGGCGCACGAGAATCATAAGATCCTTCTTAACATTACAAAGCACAGCGGCGCGTTTCCGCTTAAGTTTCTCGACGGCATGACCAATGTCTACAGAAATGTACAGAACGTCATTGTCAAAGTTGGACCTCGCAGGCCTACAATGCACAGCTTGCTGCTTAATTGTCATTTCGATTCGTTTTTAGAAAGTCCAG GCGGTTCTGACGACGGCGCCGGTTGCGCTGTAATGCTAGAGATTTTACGGATAATAACTCAAAGCCCGAAAATATTGAAGCACAGCATTGTATTCTTGTTCAATGGGGCGGAGGAAAACATATTGCag GCGTCCCATGGCTTCATAACGCAGCACCCTTGGGCAAAGGACGTGCGAACGTTCATAAATCTAGAGGCATGCGGTGCCGGTGGACGTGAATTATTGTTCCAAGCTGGACCTCACAATCCTTGGATTCTCGAG GTGTACGCCAAATCCGTACCGTATCCTTATGCATCATCGTTGGCTCAAGAAATATTTGAGAGCGGTATCGTCCCTGGTGACACGGATTTTCGAATATTTAGAGACTTCGGAAACATTTCTG GCCTGGACTTTGCTTGGTCGAAAAACGGTTACGTGTACCACACTAAGTTTGATAACGTCGATCAGATACCGCTGGGAGCTTTGCAAAGAACCGGCGATAATATTCTCGCTTTGACACAAGGAATAGTATTCGGAGACGACTTATCGGACCCGGATGCGCAAGAGACACGTGGTAGTCTCGTGTTCTTCGACTTCTTAGGCGCATTCGTTATTAGATGGCCACAGTACATTGCCAGTACAGTTAATATCGCCAGTATAATTATAGCTGGGTACTCTATCCATTTGAATATGCAGAGTGCACGTAGaa ATATTAAGAAATGGATGTACATGAGACATGTGCTGATTTGCATCGGGGTGATTATGGTCTCGTGGTTGGCATCTATGTTTGCTTGCACGTTAATCGCCCTGGTTCTGACCAAGCTGGGAAAGGTGATGAGTTGGTACGCGAGACCGGCGTGGCtatttttcttgtatgttTGCCCAACCATTTTTGTGTCGATGATCGTGGTTCTGCAAGTTGGATCGAGGCAGAAAAAGGCAA TTGGCTCTGCATGGATTTTGTATCATATGTACTGCGACGCGTATTCCTTGATATGGATGTCGATTCTCTTCGTGTGCGTGTTATTTGGATTACGCTCGGGCTTCATACCGCTACACTGGGTCTTATTCCCGGCAGTTGGAAATATCGTGCGACACAGTTTCTTCAGCAAATTGAGAG ACTGGAAATGGCTTTGTTACCAATTGGGATCGTTGAGTTTGTCTTATATACAGTCGTTTTATTTATCGCTCGGTGCTCTCTATCTCTTCATCCCAATAATGGGACGATCCGGTGGCAGTATTAATTCCGAAGTTGTAATAGCTAACATGCTGTCGATATTATTCTGCCAGCTAATTTGCTTCacg TTGCCAATAGTGCTTGTAATAAAGAACGCAGAACGAATTATAAGTGTGATTGTTGGAATTTTCTTAATCGCTATTGCTGTGTTAATTCTAACACCACTTGGATTCCCTTACAGTGGTGATCCGTTGTCGCCTGCTCCACAACGATTTATGATCGCG CATAGTCAACGCCAGTATTACAATGCAGATGGTAGTGATAGGTATTCCGGTACGGGATACTGGTTAGTGGATTTAGATATGAATAGTCCTCAGACATTAGAATCAGTAGTACCTGAAGTAGCTGCCGCGACGCCAACAGTCAGGGATTGCGAGAAGGAATTATACTGTGGTTTCCCATATTTATTGCCGGTCACAACTTTCTTGTG GAAAACTACCTGGATACCCGGTCCCGCTCCGCTCATAAATATTCCAACAAATCTCGAGGTAATTTCGAAGACTGCGAAACAGCACATCGTTAATTACACCTTTAACGTTACAG GTCCCGACCACATaggtataattttatctcCGTACAAAGGTGTACATTTAGAAAAATGGTCTGTACTCGATAAGAAACCATTGCAAGGTCCAATGTGGAACGACAGAGagacttattttatttattacgcaTGTGCCTCAGATTGCGTGCCATATACATTTTCTATCGAACTGAAT GTGTCTGCGGTGCAAAAAGGACCATGCTTGTCTATCGCATTGGCCGGACACTTCCTACATGGCGAACACCAAAGATCTCTgagatttaagaaatttttagcACAGTTCCCGTCGTGGACTGTCGTCGCTCCCTGGACAGCGTCGTATAAGTTATGGGAGTTGTAA
- the LOC139807973 gene encoding endoplasmic reticulum metallopeptidase 1 isoform X1 encodes MFQKDGVRLRQHTKRTSSAELPYENRIASRKQDVLPNDTQHLLFVLTYFLFVSFAIIVLERNLPDPVTIDTEGLHPGRFVAERARNHVVNLTSIGPRIAGSYENEVLAVRFLTTTIDNAMRTAHENHKILLNITKHSGAFPLKFLDGMTNVYRNVQNVIVKVGPRRPTMHSLLLNCHFDSFLESPGGSDDGAGCAVMLEILRIITQSPKILKHSIVFLFNGAEENILQASHGFITQHPWAKDVRTFINLEACGAGGRELLFQAGPHNPWILEVYAKSVPYPYASSLAQEIFESGIVPGDTDFRIFRDFGNISGLDFAWSKNGYVYHTKFDNVDQIPLGALQRTGDNILALTQGIVFGDDLSDPDAQETRGSLVFFDFLGAFVIRWPQYIASTVNIASIIIAGYSIHLNMQSARRNIKKWMYMRHVLICIGVIMVSWLASMFACTLIALVLTKLGKVMSWYARPAWLFFLYVCPTIFVSMIVVLQVGSRQKKEVGSAWILYHMYCDAYSLIWMSILFVCVLFGLRSGFIPLHWVLFPAVGNIVRHSFFSKLRDWKWLCYQLGSLSLSYIQSFYLSLGALYLFIPIMGRSGGSINSEVVIANMLSILFCQLICFTLPIVLVIKNAERIISVIVGIFLIAIAVLILTPLGFPYSGDPLSPAPQRFMIAHSQRQYYNADGSDRYSGTGYWLVDLDMNSPQTLESVVPEVAAATPTVRDCEKELYCGFPYLLPVTTFLWKTTWIPGPAPLINIPTNLEVISKTAKQHIVNYTFNVTGPDHIGIILSPYKGVHLEKWSVLDKKPLQGPMWNDRETYFIYYACASDCVPYTFSIELNVSAVQKGPCLSIALAGHFLHGEHQRSLRFKKFLAQFPSWTVVAPWTASYKLWEL; translated from the exons TTTCAGAAAGACGGAGTGAGACTGAGACAGCACACGAAGAGAACGTCGTCGGCCGAGTTACCTTACGAGAACAGAATCGCCTCGAGGAAGCAAGATGTACTGCCAAACGATACTCAGCATCTCCTCTTCGTTCTCACGTATTTCCTCTTCGTGTCCTTCGCCATAATCGTCCTGGAGAGGAATCTGCCCGACCCGGTTACCATCGACACGGAGGGACTGCACCCGGGGAGATTCGTCGCCGAGCGAGCCCGCAATCACGTGGTGAATCTCACGTCGATCGGGCCCCGCATCGCCGGCAGCTACGAGAACGAGGTCCTAGCTGTTAGATTTCTAACGACAACGATCGACAATGCGATGAGAACGGCGCACGAGAATCATAAGATCCTTCTTAACATTACAAAGCACAGCGGCGCGTTTCCGCTTAAGTTTCTCGACGGCATGACCAATGTCTACAGAAATGTACAGAACGTCATTGTCAAAGTTGGACCTCGCAGGCCTACAATGCACAGCTTGCTGCTTAATTGTCATTTCGATTCGTTTTTAGAAAGTCCAG GCGGTTCTGACGACGGCGCCGGTTGCGCTGTAATGCTAGAGATTTTACGGATAATAACTCAAAGCCCGAAAATATTGAAGCACAGCATTGTATTCTTGTTCAATGGGGCGGAGGAAAACATATTGCag GCGTCCCATGGCTTCATAACGCAGCACCCTTGGGCAAAGGACGTGCGAACGTTCATAAATCTAGAGGCATGCGGTGCCGGTGGACGTGAATTATTGTTCCAAGCTGGACCTCACAATCCTTGGATTCTCGAG GTGTACGCCAAATCCGTACCGTATCCTTATGCATCATCGTTGGCTCAAGAAATATTTGAGAGCGGTATCGTCCCTGGTGACACGGATTTTCGAATATTTAGAGACTTCGGAAACATTTCTG GCCTGGACTTTGCTTGGTCGAAAAACGGTTACGTGTACCACACTAAGTTTGATAACGTCGATCAGATACCGCTGGGAGCTTTGCAAAGAACCGGCGATAATATTCTCGCTTTGACACAAGGAATAGTATTCGGAGACGACTTATCGGACCCGGATGCGCAAGAGACACGTGGTAGTCTCGTGTTCTTCGACTTCTTAGGCGCATTCGTTATTAGATGGCCACAGTACATTGCCAGTACAGTTAATATCGCCAGTATAATTATAGCTGGGTACTCTATCCATTTGAATATGCAGAGTGCACGTAGaa ATATTAAGAAATGGATGTACATGAGACATGTGCTGATTTGCATCGGGGTGATTATGGTCTCGTGGTTGGCATCTATGTTTGCTTGCACGTTAATCGCCCTGGTTCTGACCAAGCTGGGAAAGGTGATGAGTTGGTACGCGAGACCGGCGTGGCtatttttcttgtatgttTGCCCAACCATTTTTGTGTCGATGATCGTGGTTCTGCAAGTTGGATCGAGGCAGAAAAAG GAAGTTGGCTCTGCATGGATTTTGTATCATATGTACTGCGACGCGTATTCCTTGATATGGATGTCGATTCTCTTCGTGTGCGTGTTATTTGGATTACGCTCGGGCTTCATACCGCTACACTGGGTCTTATTCCCGGCAGTTGGAAATATCGTGCGACACAGTTTCTTCAGCAAATTGAGAG ACTGGAAATGGCTTTGTTACCAATTGGGATCGTTGAGTTTGTCTTATATACAGTCGTTTTATTTATCGCTCGGTGCTCTCTATCTCTTCATCCCAATAATGGGACGATCCGGTGGCAGTATTAATTCCGAAGTTGTAATAGCTAACATGCTGTCGATATTATTCTGCCAGCTAATTTGCTTCacg TTGCCAATAGTGCTTGTAATAAAGAACGCAGAACGAATTATAAGTGTGATTGTTGGAATTTTCTTAATCGCTATTGCTGTGTTAATTCTAACACCACTTGGATTCCCTTACAGTGGTGATCCGTTGTCGCCTGCTCCACAACGATTTATGATCGCG CATAGTCAACGCCAGTATTACAATGCAGATGGTAGTGATAGGTATTCCGGTACGGGATACTGGTTAGTGGATTTAGATATGAATAGTCCTCAGACATTAGAATCAGTAGTACCTGAAGTAGCTGCCGCGACGCCAACAGTCAGGGATTGCGAGAAGGAATTATACTGTGGTTTCCCATATTTATTGCCGGTCACAACTTTCTTGTG GAAAACTACCTGGATACCCGGTCCCGCTCCGCTCATAAATATTCCAACAAATCTCGAGGTAATTTCGAAGACTGCGAAACAGCACATCGTTAATTACACCTTTAACGTTACAG GTCCCGACCACATaggtataattttatctcCGTACAAAGGTGTACATTTAGAAAAATGGTCTGTACTCGATAAGAAACCATTGCAAGGTCCAATGTGGAACGACAGAGagacttattttatttattacgcaTGTGCCTCAGATTGCGTGCCATATACATTTTCTATCGAACTGAAT GTGTCTGCGGTGCAAAAAGGACCATGCTTGTCTATCGCATTGGCCGGACACTTCCTACATGGCGAACACCAAAGATCTCTgagatttaagaaatttttagcACAGTTCCCGTCGTGGACTGTCGTCGCTCCCTGGACAGCGTCGTATAAGTTATGGGAGTTGTAA